TTCAGTTTGCCGTCCCTAGCCCCAGGCCTGCACGACAGCACTACCTGCCCGGTCCCCAGTACCGGCAACCCAGTCAACAATCGGTGGATTTTGATCAAGATTGAAGACATTCTTGCCTGTCAGAGCATTTACAATCTTAGCACTTCGCCAAGCCATCAGGCTTAGTTGAGGCTCAAAGATCCCCAAATCGATCCTGCCGGCATTTTGAACAAAGATGTTTCGGTCAGATGGTCCATCCCATTGGGCACGGAATTCCGCATCCAAGCGGTAGGCACCTGATGCCCCCACTTCAAGAAGTGAACGCAGTGGCGCCATGAATTCCGGCAATGTCGTTTCATAACCGGTTGCCAGAATCAGCGCATCCGCATCGAAGAACTCGACATCCTGATTAAGCCCGTTTCTGGCAGCAATCCTCATTGTTTCACCATCTTGCTGAACCTGAAAGACTTCACGTTGCGGCAGGAGCCGACCGGCAACATGGCCCTCCTGCAGGTAACGCTGCCGGTATAGCAGCTGATAAATCGACTTGAGCGTTGAAAGCGATGCACCATCACTGGCAAGCTTTTGTCGAGACATCAAATCCTGTTTATAGGCATCCGGCAGACCTGCGAAGACATCTGCATATCCGGGCGTGAAATACTCATTCACAAATGGAGTATCATCAAGGGGTTCGAAATTGTCGCGACGCGATAACCAGAGAACTTCTTCAACACCTTTGACGTTTCCACCAAGCAGATACTCAACAAGTTCAGCACCACTCTGTCCCCCGCCAATAACGGCAATTCTCTTGCCGCGCAGCTTTGGCAAATTCGACTTCGCTTGGCTTGTGTGAAAGCATTTATGCTTGGGCAACTGGCGCGCCCAGGCGGGAATAAATGCAGGCTTGCCGACACCAATGGCAAGATTGCTCGTGACATAACTTGTATGATCCGTACGAACCTTAAAGTCTTGACCATCGAATGCGACTTCGCGCACCACATTGTCAAATGCCAAGCCTTCCAAATGGTCTGCAACCCATTTCAGATAAGCGGCGAATTCCCGTCTTGGCACCGCGGCAAAATCCGCGTTCATGAAATCAAGCATGCGTTTCTGGCCAACCATGTAAGACAGGAAAGACCATTTGCTCGTCGGATTGGTTAGGGTCACCAAATCTTTCAGAAACGAAGTCTGAAGCTCAACACCGGGCAGCATCATGTCCGGATGCCAGGCAAATTCAGAACGTTGCTCAAGAAAGATTGAAAACACATCAGCAACCCCGTCCAGCTGCGCAGCAAGACTAAGATTGAAAGGACCAATTCCAATCCCGACAAGATCCAATTTATCCATCGTTCAAGTCCTTCTATTTGCTTGAAAATTTCATATCGGCTGGTTGTTCGAAAGCGTTCGTCAAACGTTTGCCAAACCGCGTGTGGAATGCCGGATCACCGATGATCGTCAAATGATCCGTTCCTGGAATATGCTCAGGGGCCTCGGCAAGGCGTGAAAGTGACTGCCAATCAATCAGATCAAGTTTTCGACTGACCGTATCGCCTGCAAGCCATGAAGCAATCGGCACGTCATAGGGCAGAAGTTCATGACGGCGGAAAACAAGGGCATTGTCGATTAGCACCCAGAACGTATGTTCGCGCGTACCGATCCCCGGCCCGTCTGTGGGCAGCCCGAATTCGCTTTTTCCCACAAAATGGACAAACTGCGCATAAGCAAGGTCATCCATCAGCGCCAAAAGGCGTTCCCATTCTTCACGCATCTTGGTTTTCTGCAGCCAGACCCGAATGCGTGCTTCAATCTCGGCCCACTGCCCCGGCTGGAATTTTGGCCGTGCGTTCAGATCAAAATCGTCGTCCATGTCACAGACATCAACCATTCCGACAACTCGCAAATCGATGTCATTCCCCAGCATTCGCGCAGCTTCGTATGCAAGCAAACCACCCCAGGACCAGCCCAGAAAGGCGCAGGTACGTCCCTTCGCTTCCCGATAAACCAGCTCTGCATATCGCGAACTGATATCGGTGACCGAAACATCAAGTTCCTGATTTTCTGTAAGCGAGTGGCACATGAAGCCCACGGCGGATTGATCCTCGCCCAGACTTTTCACCAGCTTCATATATTCGCGCGTGCTGACAAGCAGCCCCGGAAAGCAATAAAGCACAGGCTGATCGGGCTTGCCTTGCTGCAAATGCACGATATCCGCCCCCGGCTTGCATTCGGGTTCAGACAGCGCCAACAACAAGCTTCGGATGGTCGGAAAGTTGAAAAGATCCGTAATTTCCGCATTGCGTTCAGGAAACTGATCGCGAACTTTTGCCAGTACACGCAGGGCTGTTATCGAATTCCCGCCGATCTCGAAGAAATTATCGGTCACTCCGACTTCATCGAGACCCAGTGCGGATTTCCAAATGATCAACAGAGCGGCCTCGTCGTCATTAGCTGGCTTGATTATGGCCCCCTCGCGACGCGGTAGCGGCAACTGTGATTTATCGACCTTGTGATTGGCATTAAGTGGCAACATCGTCATTTCAATGATGTAGCTAGGCACCATTGCGCTTGGCAGCAGGTCCTGCAACCGCACACGAACTGAACGGGTATCAACCGATGCTCCGGAACGCGGTACGACATAGGCAATCAGTTCCAACCGTGAGGCAACTTCAGCTGCGACGACGACACAGTTGGCAACATCATCAAACCCACGCAAAACTGTTTCAATTTCTGCCGGCTCGATACGGTGCCCACGAATTTTAACCTGATCATCGACCCGTCCAGCAAACTGGATCATGCCATCCGGAAGGAATCGGCCCAAATCACCGGTGCGATACATTCGTGCATGATCATTCAGCGCAAAATTATCGTGAATGAACAGATCGGCGGTCTTTTCAGGCAAGTTGTTATATCCACGGGCAACACAATAGCCGCCAAGATGTATCTCACCGATTTCGCCGGGTGCGACCGCGTTGCCATCCGCATCAAGGATATAGGCCCAACGATCTCCGACCGGTCTTCCGATCGGGGCTGTAACGGTCTCACAAAGCCGGTCCTGAGCGACACGCCACAACATGGGTGTCATCACGGTTTCCGTCGGACCATAACCGTTGATCAGATAACGAGAATTGATGGCCCGCGCGATCCGGTTGAAAGTTTCCTTTGGCATTGCCTCACCGCCAAAGGAACAAAGTATCAGATCAAGAGTCTGGCCCTTCTCGCGAAGCCACCCTGCCAA
Above is a window of Thalassospira sp. ER-Se-21-Dark DNA encoding:
- a CDS encoding SidA/IucD/PvdA family monooxygenase, whose amino-acid sequence is MDKLDLVGIGIGPFNLSLAAQLDGVADVFSIFLEQRSEFAWHPDMMLPGVELQTSFLKDLVTLTNPTSKWSFLSYMVGQKRMLDFMNADFAAVPRREFAAYLKWVADHLEGLAFDNVVREVAFDGQDFKVRTDHTSYVTSNLAIGVGKPAFIPAWARQLPKHKCFHTSQAKSNLPKLRGKRIAVIGGGQSGAELVEYLLGGNVKGVEEVLWLSRRDNFEPLDDTPFVNEYFTPGYADVFAGLPDAYKQDLMSRQKLASDGASLSTLKSIYQLLYRQRYLQEGHVAGRLLPQREVFQVQQDGETMRIAARNGLNQDVEFFDADALILATGYETTLPEFMAPLRSLLEVGASGAYRLDAEFRAQWDGPSDRNIFVQNAGRIDLGIFEPQLSLMAWRSAKIVNALTGKNVFNLDQNPPIVDWVAGTGDRAGSAVVQAWG
- a CDS encoding amino acid adenylation domain-containing protein encodes the protein MKGYPHQVIDRFCDDDPDRPAILTTDEVWSRKRLKQTSDAIACALIANGVERGDVVVVALPKSAMAIAAILGVWKAGGAFVPVDPQHPETRNQHVLTDCYARYAVTTGRDLTVLGQQELEVVLVDELDTSEADFLAVAPLADQLAYIIYTSGSTGKPKGVMVDQGPLIDHLNATGPIYLMDEDSRELPFLPFSSDGGHERWIVPLMAGGSILLPDQLLWTPEDTVNAIRKHGVTHASFPTSYVHELAGWLREKGQTLDLILCSFGGEAMPKETFNRIARAINSRYLINGYGPTETVMTPMLWRVAQDRLCETVTAPIGRPVGDRWAYILDADGNAVAPGEIGEIHLGGYCVARGYNNLPEKTADLFIHDNFALNDHARMYRTGDLGRFLPDGMIQFAGRVDDQVKIRGHRIEPAEIETVLRGFDDVANCVVVAAEVASRLELIAYVVPRSGASVDTRSVRVRLQDLLPSAMVPSYIIEMTMLPLNANHKVDKSQLPLPRREGAIIKPANDDEAALLIIWKSALGLDEVGVTDNFFEIGGNSITALRVLAKVRDQFPERNAEITDLFNFPTIRSLLLALSEPECKPGADIVHLQQGKPDQPVLYCFPGLLVSTREYMKLVKSLGEDQSAVGFMCHSLTENQELDVSVTDISSRYAELVYREAKGRTCAFLGWSWGGLLAYEAARMLGNDIDLRVVGMVDVCDMDDDFDLNARPKFQPGQWAEIEARIRVWLQKTKMREEWERLLALMDDLAYAQFVHFVGKSEFGLPTDGPGIGTREHTFWVLIDNALVFRRHELLPYDVPIASWLAGDTVSRKLDLIDWQSLSRLAEAPEHIPGTDHLTIIGDPAFHTRFGKRLTNAFEQPADMKFSSK